TCCCTTGTTTGCGGGCAAAGCCCAAGCCCGCTGCCGTTGGTTTGCCATCCTTGTCAAAGGCAATCTCTGCACGGGGACCGCGAACAAGGCGCTCTTCATCCGGCTGCCGAGGGCTGACATTGCGGGCAATGAGGACAAGGCGGCGTGGCGTGGCGTGTATTTCGATTCCCTCATGACTCAGCCGCAGATCGGCAAACAGAGCGGGGGCGTTCCGCTCCATGTGGGCAATCGCCGTGTTCACATCATCAGCGGGGAGTTCCTCAACGCCTATTTCCAAGAGAAAGTCGGCGGCTTGGCTTGCCCCGCCCCGGCTGACCCGCGCTGTTGGCGAGGGGGATTCGCGGGCGACCAGCCATGATGTTCCATTCGTCATCAAGGGGAATTCCAAGCGCTGACGCTGTTCCAAATAGGCTTTGGAGATCGTGCGGGTCATCGCCGCCATGCGCCGGAAATAGCCCGCCCGCTCGGTGACACCAATCGCCCCTCGCGTATCGAGAACATTGAACAGGTGGCTGCACTTCAAGACATAATCATAGGCGGGAATGACCAATCCGGCGTCAAGAGCGCGTTTGTGTTCGCGCTCATAGGTGTCATAGACTGCTTTCAAGCCCTCCACATCCGCCACCTCAAAATAGTAGCGGCAGTGTTCAATCTCGCTTTGCAAAAAGACATCGCGGTAGAGAATGTCGTTTGTCCACTGAATATCCCATGCGGCGCGTTTCCCTTGCAGGGCAAGGACAATCCGTTCCAAGCCATAGGTGATCTCAACACTCACGGGGTCAAGGCGCAGCCCGCCCGCCTGTTGGAAGTAGGTGTATTGGGTGATCTCTTGCCCATCTAGCCAGACCTCCCACCCCAAACCCCATGCGCCAAGCGCCGGACTTTTCCAGTTATCTTCGACAAAGCGCACATCGTGATGATCGAGATCAAGCCCAATGGCTTTCAGGGATTCCAAGTACAGTTCTTGGGGGTTGCCCGGATCAGGCTTAAGGATCACCTGATATTGGTAGTAGGCTTGCATCCGGTTGGGGTTTTCGCCATAGCGTCCATCGTCGGGGCGAACGCTTGGCTCAACATAGGCAACGCGCCAGGGTTCGGGACCCAAAACACGCAAAAGCGTTGCCGGGTTGCCCGTCCCCGCCCCAACCTGAATATTATATGGCTGCCACAGCAAACAGCCCTGTTCACCCCAAAAGCGGTGCAGGGTCATGATCACATCTTGAAAGAGACTCGACGGTGAGGACATGCGGCGGTACTTTCCTTTCCTGTGCAGGACGAATTATAGCCGATTGTGAGCAGATATTGAGGGTAGAATACTCTCGCCCCTCTCTCCAAACCTTTAACTTGGTGTCCTCCCACTGCCCCTCAATCGATCTATAATTGATCCATCACGTTGTTTTTTGGGATTATTTAGGGCATGAAAAAAGCACCCCGCCTTATCGGATTGATCCTGGCGTTTAGCCTCGTCTTTGGCGCTGGCTATTTCGCTGGCAGCACGTCACCTGTTGGTGTCACGCAAGCACAACAACCCTCCGAGACGGAGGCGACCTTTGCCCCTTTTTGGGAAGTGTGGACTATCCTCAAACAGCGCTTTCTCTATACAGAGCGCATGGATGATACCGGTCTTATGGAGGCAGCCCTCAATGGGTTGGTCAATTCGCTTGGTGATGAGAACACCGCCTACATGAGTCCGGCGGTCTACAGTGACCTGACCAACCGCCTTTCGGGTGAATATGAAGGAATTGGGGCAACGGTGCGCAAGGACGAGAAAACGGGTGGTGTCTATATCGTTTCCACGACGCCCGGATCGCCCGCCCGTGCGCAGCTTCGACAGGGCGATATCATCCTCAGTGTGAACGGAAACGACATCACTGGGGTGACGATCACCGAGGCGGTCAGCCAAATACGCGGACCGGAAGGGACATTTGTCGAATTGAGCGTCTTGCGCCGTGAGGGTGGCGAGATCGAGACGCTTCGTGTCCAACGAGCAAAGATCAAGCGGGAGATTGTCACTGCTACCGTTTTTGAAGGCAATATCGGCTACATCGGCATCTCGTCCTTTGCCGAGAGCGTTCCTGAGGATATGGCACGGGCGCTGCGTGAGATGAACGCCAACAGCCTCAATGGGTTGATTCTTGATATGCGCAATGATCCGGGTGGGGGGTTGCAGACGGCGATTGATGTGGCGAGTTTTTTCCTTGAAGACGGCACGGTGATCATCCAGCGAGGGCGCACCAAAGAACAAACGGTGAATTGGGCAGTCTCGCGAGAGGCTATCGCCCCCGATGTGCCGCTCGTGGTGATTTTGAACCAAGCCAGCGCCAGCGCCAGCGAACTGGTTGCCGGGGCGCTCCAAGACCGGGGACGGGCAAAGGTGGTTGGGACGTACTCCTTTGGAAAGGGATCGATCCAACAATGGCTGCAACTGAGCAATGGCGGTGGGATTCGCGTCACCATTGCCGAGTTTTTCAAGCCTTCCGGCGGGGTGATCAACCATATTGGCATTCTCCCCAATGTCTTTGTCGGTTGGACGGAAGATCAGGCAGTGGACATGCCCTGGTACGATCCGCAAATCAGTGAGGCAATCATGCTGCTGCGCGGGGAGTTCTAATCGGTAAGGCATTGCGCGGGGACCTCATCTCCTTACCCCCCTTTCCATAAGGCAGAGGGGGCAAGGAGTATGAATAACCAAGGGGGGAATGGTCTATTACTGAATCACGATCGCGCTGCCCTCAATGGTCACTTGCATTTGGGCATCCGTCTTAGGAACGAGGACGTTATCAATGCGTAGGGTATAACGTTCATTGGGGAAATGCGGGGTGGATGCACCGCCACCGCGTAGGGCGATCTGCGCGGCAATTGTTGACGGAATGGTGATTTGGACTGCTCCACGTGGGGCAATGAGGTCACCGATCACGCCTGGAAGGGCGGGAAAGGTTGCCTTGATGCTCCCTTGACCTGTTCGCAGGGAGACGCCGCGAAACGCCAGTGTTTCTCCTTCAAATCCAATATCCCCATCTGTACCGATTACCGTCAGCGTTTCAAAGGTCGTTCCTTCGGGCAGAAAAAGGGTCAAACGCCCACGCCCCACCTGATCCAACAAGGGGACAGCGCTCCGCGATCGCTCAATGAGGGTGAAGGTCGCCGTTGTGCCGCTCACCTGAAAATCTGCTGTGACAAGGCTCTCTAAACTGCCCGTAAATATCCCTGTGATGCGTCTGTCGCCAGCAGGGGCGGGTTTAATGGTAATTTCGGTGCGCCCCATCGTCACTGTCGCCGTGATCGTCCTGATTTCCGGCAAAACAGTGAAAGCGATGGGTTCGCTGTAATCCTCCCGAAATTCCCCACTTTGGCGGTTATAGGCGATCACCGCAACGCCCACCACAAAGATGCCTGTCAATCCAACAGCAAGGGCGTTCCCAAAACGCACCCGCCGTCCAATCAGAAGCATCAACCCAAGCATGATGAGGATCGCCGGATAGCCTCGCCCAAGCAAATCGCCCATAACAGGCGGCAGACGGTTTAACGACGCCAACAACCACACAAATGCCGCACCGAGGATCACCACCCCCGGCACAGCCGCAGAGAGCAAATCGCGTCCACGCACCATCAGGCAATCCCCCGCAGATGTTTAACCAAGACAACAACGCCAACGAGCGCCATCATTGCCGGAGAGAGCAGATCGCCACCGCCAGTGGCATCAAGGACACCGGTTTGCTTTGCCAAGACGATGATCCCGACAAGGATCGCCAACCCACCGAGGATCAGAACGCCTTCTGGGCGGGGCTGGTGGGGTATTGGCGCTTCACCGGGGCGCACCAATGGCGGCAGATCCGCGATCCTCTGCGCGGGCATAATCACCCATAAAAGAAGGTAGAGTAAGAGGGCGAAACTGAACATCGTCAGGGAGAGGGCGGCAAACGCCGCACGCACCCACCATGCGCTAATGCCTAATGTCGCGCCCATGCCGCCACAGACGCCCCCCAAGATGCGGTTGATTTGGCTGCGACGCAGCCGAGTGCGGTAGACATTCATGAGCAGGATTGTAACGTGGAAGAATCCCCTGAGCAATGCACAGGTTCGCCCTTTTGGGTATAGTTTCCCGGCGGTGAGGGACAGCCTACGGAAAGGTGGTTATAGGCA
This genomic interval from Anaerolineales bacterium contains the following:
- a CDS encoding S41 family peptidase, translated to MKKAPRLIGLILAFSLVFGAGYFAGSTSPVGVTQAQQPSETEATFAPFWEVWTILKQRFLYTERMDDTGLMEAALNGLVNSLGDENTAYMSPAVYSDLTNRLSGEYEGIGATVRKDEKTGGVYIVSTTPGSPARAQLRQGDIILSVNGNDITGVTITEAVSQIRGPEGTFVELSVLRREGGEIETLRVQRAKIKREIVTATVFEGNIGYIGISSFAESVPEDMARALREMNANSLNGLILDMRNDPGGGLQTAIDVASFFLEDGTVIIQRGRTKEQTVNWAVSREAIAPDVPLVVILNQASASASELVAGALQDRGRAKVVGTYSFGKGSIQQWLQLSNGGGIRVTIAEFFKPSGGVINHIGILPNVFVGWTEDQAVDMPWYDPQISEAIMLLRGEF
- a CDS encoding PspC domain-containing protein, which produces MNVYRTRLRRSQINRILGGVCGGMGATLGISAWWVRAAFAALSLTMFSFALLLYLLLWVIMPAQRIADLPPLVRPGEAPIPHQPRPEGVLILGGLAILVGIIVLAKQTGVLDATGGGDLLSPAMMALVGVVVLVKHLRGIA